A region from the Melanotaenia boesemani isolate fMelBoe1 chromosome 11, fMelBoe1.pri, whole genome shotgun sequence genome encodes:
- the rfk gene encoding riboflavin kinase — translation MKSLPFFCRGEVIRGFGRGSKELGIPTANFPDSVVDNLPPDIRTGIYYGWACVGNGEVCKMVMSIGWNPYYKNTKKSMETHVIHKFKEDFYGEILRVVMVGYIRSETTFDSLEALIVAINNDIEEAKVKLELPEHRKLKDDNFFTSTASSFSDSATTTASTSQTIINGH, via the exons ATGAAGAGCCTCCCGTTTTTCTGCCGAGGAGAGGTCATTCGAGGTTTTGGGAGAGGGAGCAAGGAACTTGGAATTCCCACAG CCAACTTCCCAGACTCAGTTGTGGACAATCTTCCTCCAGACATCAGGACAGGGATTTATTATGGATGGGCATGTGTCGGTAATGGCGAAGTATGCAAAATGGTGATGAGCATTGGCTGGAACCCTTACTACAAAAATACCAAGAAATCTATG GAAACACATGTGATTCACAAATTCAAAGAAGATTTTTATGGAGAAATTCTCCGTGTTGTTATGGTGGGCTACATCCGTTCAGAGACAACCTTCGACTCTCTTG AGGCTCTCATTGTTGCAATCAATAATGACATTGAGGAGGCCAAGGTGAAGCTGGAGCTCCCAGAACATCGCAAACTGAAAGATGACAACTTTTTCACCAGTACAGCCAGCTCCTTTTCAGACTCAGCCACCACCACTGCATCCACATCACAGACTATTATTAATGGTCACTGA